A stretch of Christensenellaceae bacterium DNA encodes these proteins:
- a CDS encoding ferredoxin — translation MNVKINRDGCIGCGVCESICPEVFRMAEDGLAEVYADVTPELESSVREAADSCPVGVIEVED, via the coding sequence ATGAACGTAAAAATCAACAGGGATGGATGTATCGGATGCGGCGTATGCGAAAGCATATGTCCGGAAGTATTCCGCATGGCAGAGGACGGCCTTGCCGAGGTCTATGCGGACGTTACGCCCGAGCTTGAAAGCTCGGTACGCGAAGCTGCGGACAGTTGTCCGGTCGGCGTGATCGAGGTAGAGGATTAA
- a CDS encoding cupin, with amino-acid sequence MEKHMKNLDYETVLPFAEQVSYLPGQVASKTIAQNDALSLTLFAFDKEEQISTHESEGDALVIALDGTGEVTIDGQKHVLHAGESIIMPARHPHAVYAQERFKMFLVVVF; translated from the coding sequence ATGGAAAAGCATATGAAAAATCTTGACTATGAAACTGTGCTGCCGTTTGCGGAGCAGGTCTCCTATCTTCCCGGACAGGTGGCCAGTAAAACGATCGCGCAAAACGACGCTCTCAGTTTAACGCTGTTCGCCTTTGACAAAGAGGAGCAGATCAGTACGCATGAATCCGAAGGCGACGCGCTCGTGATCGCTCTCGACGGAACCGGCGAAGTTACGATCGACGGTCAGAAACACGTCCTGCACGCGGGCGAATCAATCATTATGCCCGCCCGGCACCCGCACGCGGTATACGCGCAGGAACGGTTTAAAATGTTTTTGGTAGTGGTATTCTAA
- a CDS encoding membrane protein, with amino-acid sequence MGRISAKSMRGYIVDGLLFFVGSLIYAAAINIFTAPNNIAPGGLTGIATMFNFLFGLPIGTMILVMNVPLFILGFIYFGWKFIIKTIIATALSSVVIDATAGFFPSYHGEPLITVVFGGLLSGVGLALILMRGGTSGGTELAANLIALKFPHISIGKLILVLDVIVVLFSAWVYKDFESPLYAMIVIFITSWIIDAILYGTSVGAGKMMFIVSPKNQEIASAIITRLSRGVTALKSRGVYSNKEGEILLCAVRRQEVYRIYHLIHEIDPNAFIIVGDAGEISGEGFRNIAASEMTRKRREKKNK; translated from the coding sequence ATGGGCCGGATTTCTGCAAAATCCATGAGAGGATATATCGTGGACGGACTGCTTTTTTTTGTGGGCAGCCTGATTTATGCTGCGGCAATCAATATCTTTACCGCGCCCAATAACATCGCGCCCGGCGGCCTTACCGGTATCGCCACCATGTTCAACTTTTTATTCGGCCTGCCCATCGGTACCATGATCCTCGTGATGAACGTACCGCTTTTTATCCTTGGATTTATTTATTTCGGCTGGAAGTTTATCATCAAGACCATTATCGCTACCGCGCTTTCTTCCGTCGTAATCGACGCGACCGCCGGTTTCTTTCCCTCGTACCATGGCGAACCCCTGATCACTGTGGTGTTTGGCGGATTGCTGTCCGGCGTCGGGCTGGCGCTTATTTTGATGCGCGGCGGTACCTCCGGCGGCACGGAGCTGGCAGCCAACCTCATCGCGCTCAAATTCCCGCACATTTCCATCGGCAAACTGATTTTGGTGCTGGATGTGATCGTGGTATTGTTTTCCGCATGGGTATACAAGGACTTTGAAAGCCCGCTTTATGCGATGATCGTCATCTTTATTACATCGTGGATCATTGACGCGATTCTTTACGGTACGAGCGTCGGCGCGGGCAAGATGATGTTCATCGTTTCTCCCAAAAACCAGGAGATCGCCTCCGCGATCATCACACGGCTGTCGCGCGGCGTGACGGCGCTTAAATCGCGCGGCGTTTACAGCAACAAAGAAGGCGAGATCCTCTTGTGCGCGGTGCGCAGGCAGGAAGTATACCGCATCTACCACCTCATACACGAAATCGACCCGAACGCATTTATCATCGTGGGCGACGCAGGCGAGATCAGCGGCGAGGGATTCCGCAACATTGCCGCCAGCGAAATGACGCGAAAACGGCGCGAGAAGAAAAACAAATGA
- the hcp gene encoding hydroxylamine reductase yields the protein MDMFCFQCEQTAKGTGCTMGGVCGKKVETANLQDRLTDKMVELACAAEEKPHDAQTDAAIIDGLFTTVTNVNFDDTAIGMQTDAIDKLVARYGGACSFDANRIWHNDEDIRSLQALLLFGMRGMAAYAHHARVLGKISPEVNEFFYRGLASLAKELSIDERLALVMECGQVNLKCMELLNDANVGAYGKPTPTQVSTDIEPGPFIIVTGHDLHDLKLLLEQTDGKGVNIYTHGEMLPAHAYPELKKYSHLKGNFGTAWQNQKKEFDNVPAPILFTTNCLMPPLPSYSDRVFTTSVVGYPQMQHIGDNKDFDPVIEKALALGGYPEKKEMSGLNGGHVLSVGFGVDTVLSVADQVVDAVKGGKISHFFLVGGCDGAKPGRNYYTDFVRQTPDDSVILTLACGKFRFNDLDLGTVAGLPRLMDMGQCNDAYSAIRLALALASAFDCGVNDLPLSLVLSWYEQKAVCILLTLLSLNIKNIYLGPTLPAFVSPNVLNILVDKFNISPISTPEEDLRKILG from the coding sequence ATGGATATGTTTTGTTTTCAATGCGAACAGACCGCTAAAGGAACCGGCTGCACAATGGGCGGCGTATGCGGCAAGAAAGTGGAAACCGCAAACCTGCAGGACCGCCTGACGGACAAGATGGTCGAGCTTGCGTGCGCGGCGGAGGAAAAGCCCCATGACGCACAGACGGACGCGGCGATCATCGACGGGCTTTTTACAACGGTGACAAACGTCAATTTCGACGATACGGCAATCGGCATGCAGACAGACGCAATAGACAAGCTGGTCGCGCGCTACGGCGGCGCCTGCAGTTTTGACGCCAATCGTATCTGGCATAACGACGAAGATATACGCAGTTTGCAGGCCCTGCTGCTTTTCGGTATGCGCGGTATGGCAGCGTACGCACACCACGCGCGCGTGCTTGGCAAAATCAGCCCCGAGGTCAACGAATTTTTCTATCGCGGACTCGCCTCTTTGGCCAAGGAGCTGAGCATAGACGAACGCCTCGCGCTTGTGATGGAATGCGGACAGGTCAACCTGAAATGTATGGAACTTTTAAACGACGCGAATGTAGGCGCGTATGGTAAACCCACGCCCACCCAGGTCAGTACAGACATTGAGCCAGGTCCGTTTATCATTGTAACCGGACACGACCTGCACGACCTTAAGCTGCTGCTTGAGCAAACGGACGGCAAGGGCGTGAATATTTATACGCACGGCGAAATGCTTCCTGCGCACGCATATCCCGAACTGAAAAAGTACAGCCATTTGAAAGGTAACTTCGGAACGGCGTGGCAGAACCAGAAAAAGGAATTCGACAACGTACCCGCGCCCATCCTCTTTACCACAAACTGCCTGATGCCTCCGCTTCCCTCCTATTCTGACCGCGTTTTTACCACATCCGTAGTCGGCTATCCACAAATGCAGCATATCGGCGATAACAAGGATTTCGATCCGGTGATCGAAAAGGCTCTCGCGCTGGGCGGCTATCCTGAGAAAAAAGAAATGAGCGGCTTAAACGGCGGACATGTTTTGAGCGTAGGTTTTGGCGTGGACACGGTGCTCAGCGTTGCGGACCAGGTCGTCGACGCGGTAAAAGGCGGCAAAATCAGCCATTTCTTCCTCGTCGGCGGCTGCGACGGCGCAAAGCCCGGCCGCAACTATTATACCGATTTTGTCAGGCAGACGCCGGACGATTCCGTGATCCTGACGCTGGCATGCGGTAAGTTCCGCTTCAACGACTTAGATCTCGGTACGGTAGCGGGACTGCCGCGCCTGATGGATATGGGACAATGCAACGACGCATATTCCGCGATCCGCCTCGCGCTGGCGTTGGCGAGCGCCTTTGACTGCGGCGTCAACGACCTGCCCTTATCCCTCGTGCTTTCGTGGTATGAGCAAAAGGCGGTATGTATCCTGCTGACGCTGCTCTCGCTTAATATCAAAAATATTTATTTGGGGCCTACGCTGCCCGCATTTGTTTCGCCCAATGTCCTTAATATTCTCGTGGATAAATTCAATATCAGCCCGATCTCCACACCGGAAGAGGACCTGAGAAAAATCCTCGGCTGA
- a CDS encoding Crp/Fnr family transcriptional regulator — translation MEIDYTVLGKNELFAGMDPADTQAMLSCLGYSVREYPKNDMVWNVGKAVTGFGIVLSGHVQVIREDYFGKRSIIAAIHAGGVFGEAFACAGITESPLAVSAGEESRILFLQADKILTTCGNACAFHSELIRRLVRMLARKNLELNRKMDFLSKRTTREKLGAYLLSEYSRVKTNPFLIDLNRNELADYLSVDRSAMSRELSRMREAGILDYWKNSFKILDFHGLE, via the coding sequence ATGGAAATCGACTACACGGTCCTTGGGAAAAACGAATTGTTCGCGGGTATGGACCCCGCGGATACGCAGGCCATGCTCTCGTGTTTGGGCTACAGCGTGCGCGAATATCCGAAAAATGATATGGTCTGGAATGTCGGTAAGGCGGTCACCGGCTTTGGCATTGTCCTCTCGGGCCATGTGCAGGTAATTCGCGAGGATTATTTCGGTAAGCGCAGTATCATCGCCGCCATCCATGCGGGCGGCGTATTCGGCGAGGCATTCGCGTGCGCAGGGATAACGGAAAGTCCGCTTGCGGTAAGCGCGGGAGAGGAGAGCAGGATTCTTTTTTTACAGGCAGACAAAATTCTGACGACGTGCGGCAACGCCTGCGCCTTTCACAGCGAACTGATCCGCCGCCTCGTCCGTATGCTGGCGCGTAAAAATCTTGAGCTTAACCGCAAGATGGATTTTTTGAGCAAGCGCACCACGCGCGAAAAGCTGGGCGCCTATTTGCTCAGTGAATACAGTCGGGTCAAAACAAATCCCTTTCTTATTGATTTGAACCGTAACGAGCTGGCCGACTACTTAAGCGTCGACCGCAGCGCGATGTCGCGCGAACTTTCGCGCATGCGGGAGGCAGGAATACTCGATTACTGGAAAAACAGTTTTAAGATACTCGATTTTCATGGATTGGAATAA
- a CDS encoding ferrous iron transport protein B, with translation MSTLVALAGNQNCGKTTLFNQLTGSNQHVGNFPGVTVEHKEGKIKGEKDMSVVDLPGIYSLSPYTPEEIVSRDFIIQQNPDAILNIVDATNLQRNLYLTLQLLELNKPMVIALNMMDEVRANDIVIDIKKFAEEIGVPVVPISASKNQGVEELVEELRRVIKNKELPRRTDFCEGEVHKALHAAKHLIEDHAAAAGYPARFAASKLIEGDEPLERALNLDASDQDILQHIIDQMEEGTGTDREAALADMRYRFIEKLYDEVVSKKSSTREMQRSVKIDRVLTHKIWAIPIFIGIMAFIFYLTFGPLGGFLSGALEDGIAFVTDATNNALLGANVSEWMRSFIIDGAFTGVGTVLSFLPIILILFFFLSILEDSGYMARVAFVMDSSLRKIGLSGRSFVPMLIGFGCSVPAIMSARTLASERDRKLTILITPFMSCGAKVPIYALFTAAFFTQYQGLVMTSLYILGILIAILTGLIFKKTLYRGNPVPFVLELPAYRLPSIKNVLLHMWDKAKDFLVRAFTIIFLASIIIWFLQSFDIQFNFVTDNSTSILATIGRFIAPVFAPLGFGSWQASTALITGLTAKETVISTLSVLTGGEQMLTSLFTPLAAYSFLAFVLLYMPCIAAVATTKRELGTKNAVFTIVYQTLAAWVVAFVIFQIGSLLL, from the coding sequence ATGAGCACATTAGTTGCACTGGCAGGAAACCAGAATTGCGGGAAAACGACCCTTTTTAACCAGCTTACGGGCTCAAATCAGCATGTCGGCAATTTTCCAGGCGTAACCGTGGAACACAAGGAAGGTAAAATAAAGGGCGAAAAAGACATGTCTGTGGTGGACCTGCCCGGTATTTATTCGCTTTCTCCCTATACTCCCGAAGAAATCGTTTCGCGGGATTTTATTATACAGCAAAATCCGGATGCAATTTTAAATATCGTCGACGCCACCAATCTGCAGCGTAATTTATACCTGACGCTGCAGCTTTTGGAGCTTAATAAACCGATGGTCATCGCGCTTAATATGATGGACGAGGTGCGCGCGAACGATATTGTGATCGACATTAAAAAATTTGCTGAGGAGATCGGCGTTCCCGTCGTTCCTATTTCCGCCTCCAAAAACCAGGGTGTGGAGGAACTGGTTGAGGAACTGCGCCGTGTCATCAAAAATAAAGAATTGCCCCGCCGTACGGACTTTTGCGAGGGCGAGGTGCATAAGGCGCTGCACGCCGCCAAACATCTGATCGAAGATCATGCGGCGGCGGCGGGATACCCCGCGCGCTTTGCCGCGTCCAAGCTGATCGAGGGCGACGAGCCTTTGGAGCGCGCACTCAATTTGGACGCATCCGACCAGGATATTCTGCAGCATATCATCGACCAGATGGAAGAAGGCACAGGCACGGACCGCGAGGCTGCGCTTGCCGATATGCGCTACCGGTTTATCGAGAAGTTATATGACGAGGTCGTCTCCAAAAAAAGTTCCACGCGCGAAATGCAGCGTTCTGTAAAAATCGACAGGGTACTTACGCATAAAATCTGGGCCATTCCCATCTTCATCGGGATCATGGCATTTATTTTTTATTTGACGTTCGGTCCGCTCGGCGGTTTTTTATCGGGCGCGCTTGAAGATGGGATCGCTTTCGTGACGGACGCGACCAACAACGCGCTTTTGGGCGCAAACGTATCGGAATGGATGCGCTCCTTTATCATCGACGGCGCGTTTACAGGCGTGGGAACCGTCCTTTCTTTCCTTCCTATTATCCTCATATTGTTTTTTTTCCTCTCCATCTTAGAGGATTCGGGATACATGGCGCGGGTCGCGTTTGTGATGGACAGCTCGCTTCGCAAGATCGGCCTTTCCGGACGCTCGTTCGTACCTATGCTCATCGGCTTTGGCTGCAGCGTACCGGCGATCATGTCGGCGCGCACATTGGCGAGCGAGCGGGACAGGAAGCTTACCATATTGATCACGCCGTTTATGTCGTGCGGGGCCAAGGTGCCTATTTACGCCCTGTTTACGGCGGCGTTTTTCACGCAATACCAAGGACTTGTGATGACGTCTCTTTATATCCTCGGCATCCTGATCGCCATCCTGACCGGATTGATTTTTAAAAAGACATTGTACCGTGGCAATCCGGTTCCGTTTGTTTTGGAACTCCCCGCCTATCGCCTGCCCTCCATCAAAAACGTGCTGCTGCACATGTGGGACAAGGCAAAAGACTTTTTGGTACGCGCGTTTACGATTATTTTCCTAGCCAGCATCATTATCTGGTTTTTGCAGTCGTTCGATATTCAGTTCAATTTTGTGACAGATAATTCCACCAGTATTTTAGCGACGATCGGCAGGTTCATCGCTCCGGTGTTCGCGCCGCTCGGTTTCGGGAGCTGGCAGGCGTCCACCGCGCTTATTACCGGTTTAACCGCCAAGGAAACGGTTATAAGTACTTTGTCAGTGCTTACCGGAGGCGAGCAAATGCTGACGTCGCTTTTTACGCCGCTTGCGGCCTATTCTTTCCTCGCTTTTGTGCTTCTCTACATGCCGTGTATCGCGGCGGTAGCGACGACAAAACGCGAGCTGGGTACTAAGAACGCGGTCTTTACCATCGTTTACCAGACGCTCGCGGCATGGGTGGTGGCGTTCGTGATTTTCCAGATCGGCTCGCTTCTCCTATAG
- a CDS encoding aldo/keto reductase — protein MAKHMVTLPDGERIPSLGQGTWYMGDDAGRQQEEIESLRLGVSLGMTLIDTAEMYGEGASERLVGKAVAGTDRKTLFLVSKVYPWNAGQKNIFESCDNSLKRLGTDYLDLYLLHWPGSIPLKETVACMEELKQMGKIRHWGVSNFDTADMEKLWAVENGDRCAVNQVLYHLGSRGIEYDLLPWLREHGLPAMAYCPVAQAGSLRRQLLEDETLRKIALAHHASVIQVMLAFVLRRKQVVAIPKAAQSAHTRENAQAADLALSEEEWAAIDRAFSAPTRKMPLDIQ, from the coding sequence ATGGCGAAGCATATGGTTACGTTACCGGACGGGGAACGCATCCCCAGCCTCGGACAAGGCACATGGTATATGGGCGACGACGCCGGCAGGCAGCAAGAGGAAATAGAAAGTCTACGGCTGGGCGTAAGCCTCGGCATGACGCTCATCGATACGGCCGAGATGTACGGCGAGGGCGCGTCCGAGCGGCTGGTCGGCAAGGCGGTCGCGGGGACTGACCGAAAAACGCTTTTTTTGGTATCTAAGGTATACCCCTGGAACGCCGGCCAAAAAAATATCTTTGAAAGCTGTGACAATAGCTTAAAGCGGCTGGGAACGGATTATCTCGACCTTTATCTGCTGCACTGGCCGGGAAGCATTCCTTTAAAGGAAACGGTCGCCTGCATGGAAGAATTAAAGCAAATGGGAAAAATACGCCATTGGGGCGTTTCCAATTTCGATACTGCGGATATGGAAAAGCTGTGGGCGGTTGAAAACGGAGATCGGTGCGCGGTCAACCAGGTGCTTTATCATCTAGGCTCGCGCGGGATCGAGTACGACCTGCTGCCGTGGCTGCGCGAACATGGCCTGCCGGCAATGGCCTATTGTCCGGTCGCGCAGGCGGGGTCGCTGCGCCGCCAGCTTCTTGAAGACGAAACCCTGCGGAAAATTGCGCTTGCGCATCATGCCAGCGTGATCCAGGTCATGCTGGCGTTTGTACTGCGAAGAAAGCAGGTCGTCGCCATACCAAAAGCCGCGCAAAGCGCGCATACGCGTGAAAATGCGCAGGCAGCGGACCTTGCCTTGAGCGAAGAGGAATGGGCGGCCATCGACCGCGCGTTTTCCGCGCCGACACGCAAAATGCCGCTTGACATTCAATAA
- the fbp gene encoding fructose-1,6-bisphosphatase class 3, producing the protein MARTDIKYLELLSEQYPTIQSACTEIINLRAILNLPKGTEHFVSDIHGEAEAFTHILNNASGVIREKVDILFEKSLSSAVRTELCTLIYYPERKLEEIKQKEEDMYEWYRITLYRLIDVCRLCASKYTRSKVRKACPPDFSYIIDELLHTDSGDKNKQNYYENIIKTILDIDRADAFIIALTGVIKRLVVDRLHVVGDVFDRGPHADVILDKLMNHHAVDIQWGNHDILWMGAAAGSAACIACVLNISTKYSNIDFVENAYGINLRPLALFAQETYTDDTDILDHMHKAIAVIQFKLEGQVVLRHPEFHMEDRLLLDKIDFDDMTVLVDGKRYALNDHDFPTIDPKRPYELTDEEADVVTQLISSFAQSEKLQRHVKFLYSQGSLYQVCNGNLLFHGCIPMTEDGEFYELCFGKTKRKGRELMDYADSLARQGYYAQAGSDIRKYGQDFLWYLWCGRRSPLFGRSKIATFERMFIDDKEAWKEEKDPYYKHVERQEMCEKILREFGLTDQYSHIVNGHVPVRYKDGEFPVRGGGKMIVIDGGFCRAYQTQTGIAGYTMFYSSYGIRLVSHEPFSGLLDAIQYNKDILSTYVVFDTAQTRISVGETDVGRELQADIDDLSMLLNAYRNGTIKEKHM; encoded by the coding sequence ATGGCGCGAACAGATATTAAATATTTGGAGCTTCTTTCGGAACAATATCCGACGATCCAGTCCGCCTGTACGGAGATCATCAATTTGCGGGCGATTCTCAACCTGCCCAAAGGAACCGAGCATTTTGTGAGCGATATTCACGGCGAGGCCGAGGCCTTTACGCATATTCTGAACAATGCTTCGGGCGTGATCCGCGAAAAGGTGGACATCTTGTTTGAGAAAAGCTTATCTTCCGCCGTGCGTACCGAGCTGTGCACACTGATCTATTATCCGGAGCGCAAGCTTGAGGAAATCAAGCAAAAGGAAGAGGATATGTATGAATGGTACCGTATCACGCTGTACCGGCTGATCGATGTATGCCGCCTGTGCGCTTCCAAGTATACCCGTTCCAAGGTCAGGAAAGCGTGCCCGCCGGATTTTTCGTATATCATCGACGAGCTTTTGCATACGGACAGCGGAGACAAAAACAAACAAAACTATTATGAAAATATCATCAAGACCATTCTTGACATCGACCGCGCGGACGCGTTCATCATCGCGCTTACCGGCGTGATCAAACGGTTGGTCGTCGACCGATTGCATGTCGTGGGCGACGTATTCGACCGTGGGCCGCACGCCGATGTAATCCTTGATAAGCTGATGAACCATCATGCCGTGGATATACAGTGGGGCAACCACGACATTTTATGGATGGGCGCGGCGGCCGGAAGCGCGGCGTGTATCGCGTGCGTTTTAAATATCAGCACTAAATATTCCAACATTGATTTTGTGGAAAACGCCTACGGTATCAACCTGCGCCCCTTAGCGTTGTTTGCGCAGGAAACGTATACGGACGACACGGATATTCTGGACCATATGCATAAGGCGATCGCCGTGATCCAGTTCAAGCTGGAAGGACAGGTCGTTCTGCGTCATCCGGAATTTCATATGGAAGACCGCCTGCTGCTCGATAAAATCGATTTCGACGATATGACAGTGCTTGTGGACGGCAAACGCTACGCGCTCAACGACCACGACTTCCCGACGATCGATCCCAAGCGTCCTTATGAACTGACCGACGAGGAAGCGGACGTGGTCACGCAGCTTATTTCTTCGTTCGCGCAAAGCGAAAAGCTGCAGCGTCATGTAAAATTCCTGTATTCACAAGGCAGCTTATACCAGGTTTGCAACGGAAATTTGCTTTTTCACGGTTGTATCCCCATGACCGAGGACGGCGAGTTTTACGAACTATGCTTTGGCAAGACCAAGCGCAAAGGCAGGGAATTGATGGACTACGCGGATTCGCTTGCGCGGCAGGGTTACTATGCCCAGGCAGGTTCGGATATTCGCAAGTATGGGCAGGATTTCCTATGGTATTTGTGGTGCGGCAGGCGTTCCCCACTTTTTGGGCGCAGCAAAATCGCCACCTTTGAGCGCATGTTCATCGACGACAAGGAAGCGTGGAAAGAAGAGAAAGATCCTTATTACAAACATGTGGAACGCCAGGAAATGTGCGAGAAAATATTGCGGGAGTTCGGGCTTACGGACCAGTATTCGCATATCGTCAACGGACATGTGCCTGTGAGATACAAAGACGGCGAGTTCCCTGTGCGCGGCGGCGGCAAGATGATCGTTATTGACGGCGGCTTTTGCCGCGCTTACCAAACGCAAACGGGTATCGCCGGATATACGATGTTTTACAGCTCGTACGGCATACGTCTTGTTTCCCACGAGCCTTTCTCCGGACTTTTAGACGCCATTCAATACAACAAGGACATCCTCTCCACCTACGTGGTATTCGACACGGCGCAAACGCGCATTTCCGTCGGCGAGACGGACGTGGGCCGCGAGCTGCAGGCTGATATAGACGATCTGAGCATGCTTTTAAACGCTTACCGCAACGGTACGATCAAAGAAAAACATATGTAA
- a CDS encoding bifunctional homocysteine S-methyltransferase/5,10-methylenetetrahydrofolate reductase — MKEIENGRILLFDGAMGTYLASEYEDSIVRCELANIRHPQRVIHAHRDYIEAGADAIKTNTFAANTFSMGMELEDVFAVIDAGCRCAIEAAGKNTLVFASMGPILHDDQETCDEERRALIDRFLENGVTNFLFETFDEAPPLIRAAQYIKRTAPSAFVITECSVAPDMYTQSGVSAQAVIDALHETEEIDAYGFNCTCGPLHMVHVMESTEFYEKPVCIMPNAGYPTVVGGRTVFKSTPDYFAEQLTKIAQAGAVILGGCCGTTPAHIRAARGALADMSEVRQEHSPVKRTAVAAERKIYTGKPIAVELDSPLDADSAFFIKAAKNLAQAGADYITIADCPIGRARADSSMLAAMLKTQYGIEALPHLTCRDRNLNASKALLLGLYMQGVHNVLVVTGDPIPNNRRGEIKSVFQFNSVLYAEFIRDLNRTVFVEKPFTVMGALNINAQNFDVELEKARKKEAAGMRCFLTQPVYDKRAADNVARAKQMLHAEIWAGIMPVVSYKNACFINNELAGIEIPEEVCERFKNADKEEAARIAIETALCAARMVKEIADGYYIITPLRRADIVCEIIKELKA; from the coding sequence ATGAAAGAAATAGAAAACGGACGCATCCTGCTGTTTGACGGCGCGATGGGAACGTATCTTGCGTCGGAATACGAGGACAGCATCGTGCGCTGCGAACTGGCGAATATAAGGCATCCGCAGCGCGTTATACACGCGCATCGGGACTATATCGAGGCGGGCGCGGACGCGATCAAAACCAATACCTTTGCTGCGAATACTTTTTCGATGGGCATGGAACTTGAGGACGTTTTTGCCGTGATCGACGCAGGCTGCAGGTGCGCGATAGAGGCGGCGGGGAAGAACACGCTCGTTTTTGCGAGCATGGGACCAATCCTGCACGACGATCAGGAAACCTGCGATGAGGAACGGCGCGCTCTCATAGACCGCTTCCTTGAAAACGGCGTTACCAATTTTCTTTTTGAAACTTTCGACGAAGCGCCCCCGCTGATACGGGCGGCGCAGTATATCAAAAGGACAGCGCCCTCTGCGTTTGTCATCACCGAATGCTCGGTAGCGCCGGATATGTATACGCAAAGCGGCGTTTCCGCACAGGCGGTAATCGACGCTTTGCATGAAACAGAGGAAATCGACGCTTACGGCTTTAACTGCACGTGCGGCCCACTGCATATGGTACATGTGATGGAGAGCACGGAGTTTTATGAAAAACCCGTCTGTATCATGCCCAACGCCGGCTATCCTACCGTCGTGGGCGGCAGGACGGTATTCAAAAGTACGCCCGATTACTTTGCGGAGCAGCTTACAAAGATTGCGCAGGCGGGCGCTGTTATCCTCGGCGGCTGCTGCGGCACCACGCCCGCCCATATCCGTGCGGCACGCGGCGCGCTTGCGGATATGAGCGAAGTCAGGCAGGAGCATAGCCCTGTCAAAAGGACGGCTGTTGCGGCGGAAAGAAAGATATATACCGGCAAGCCTATTGCAGTAGAGCTGGATTCCCCGCTTGACGCGGACAGCGCGTTTTTTATAAAAGCCGCAAAGAACCTGGCCCAGGCGGGCGCGGATTATATTACGATTGCGGACTGCCCGATCGGACGCGCGCGCGCAGACAGCAGTATGCTTGCCGCCATGCTGAAAACGCAATATGGAATCGAGGCGTTGCCGCATCTGACATGCAGAGACCGGAATTTAAACGCTTCTAAGGCGCTTTTGCTGGGGCTTTATATGCAGGGCGTCCATAATGTGCTGGTAGTGACGGGAGATCCGATTCCCAATAATCGGCGTGGCGAGATCAAAAGCGTATTCCAGTTCAATTCCGTACTGTACGCGGAGTTTATACGGGATTTAAACCGCACGGTATTTGTAGAAAAGCCGTTCACGGTCATGGGCGCGCTCAATATCAACGCCCAGAATTTCGATGTGGAGCTTGAAAAAGCCAGGAAAAAGGAAGCGGCAGGCATGCGCTGTTTTTTGACGCAGCCGGTGTACGACAAGCGGGCCGCGGATAATGTTGCGCGCGCCAAACAGATGCTGCATGCGGAGATATGGGCGGGGATTATGCCCGTAGTAAGCTATAAAAACGCCTGCTTTATCAACAACGAGCTTGCGGGTATCGAGATACCTGAGGAGGTATGCGAGCGTTTTAAAAATGCGGATAAAGAAGAGGCCGCGCGTATTGCCATTGAGACGGCGCTTTGTGCGGCGCGAATGGTGAAAGAAATTGCAGACGGATATTATATCATTACGCCGCTTCGGCGTGCGGATATTGTTTGCGAGATTATAAAGGAGTTAAAGGCATGA